One region of Trichoderma breve strain T069 chromosome 7 map unlocalized scaffold00007, whole genome shotgun sequence genomic DNA includes:
- a CDS encoding NAD binding domain of 6-phosphogluconate dehydrogenase domain-containing protein produces the protein MRVAATRLGSLVQRRGFASTSRRLDNYAFIGLGQMGYQMAKNLQSKLKPTDKVSIFDVNPTALEGLSAEMKAASSGAAVEIAASAHDASKTADTVVTCLPEPQHVRGVYESILTDSLPKKDRIFIDCSTIDPTTSRQVAKSVSEAGQGTFVDAPMSGGVVGATAGTLTFMLGADASILPRVEPTLFLMGRKVLHCGDQGAGLSAKLANNYLLALNNIATAEAMNLGIRCGLDPKTLANVLNVSTGRCWPSEINNPVKGVIETAPASRDYRGGFGISLMRKDLRLALVAAESAQAKTELGTLAFDMYDKAAQREDCKDRDFSVVYRYLGGKEE, from the exons ATGAGAGTCGCGGCTACACGTCTGGGGAGCTTAGTGCAGAGGAGGGGGTTTGCGAGTACATCAAGGAGGCTTGACAACTATGCCTTCATCGGTTTGGGCCAGATG GGCTACCAAATGGCCAAGAACCTTCAGTCCAAGCTGAAGCCTACAGACAAGGTCTCCATCTTCGACGTCAACCCGACGGCTTTGGAGGGTCTTTCGGCAGAGATGAAGGCTGCGTCATCGGGGGCTGCTGTTGAGATTGCGGCGAGCGCGCACGACGCTTCTAAGACGGCT GACACCGTCGTCACTTGCCTGCCAGAGCCACAGCATGTTCGAGGCGTCTACGAGTCCATCCTCACAGACTCACTCCCAAAGAAGGACCGAATCTTCATCGACTGCTCAACAATCGACCCGACAACATCACGGCAAGTCGCCAAATCCGTATCAGAAGCCGGACAGGGCACCTTTGTCGATGCGCCCATGTCAGGCGGTGTTGTCGGCGCCACAGCAGGCACACTGACGTTTATGCTGGGCGCCGATGCCAGCATCCTCCCTCGAGTCGAGCCCACGCTGTTCCTAATGGGCCGCAAGGTGCTGCACTGCGGCGACCAAGGTGCCGGTCTATCTGCAAAGCTGGCCAACAACTACCTCCTAGCACTCAACAACATTGCGACAGCCGAGGCCATGAACCTGGGCATCCGATGTGGCCTGGACCCCAAGACGCTTGCCAACGTACTGAATGTGAGCACGGGCAGATGCTGGCCGAGCGAGATCAACAACCCCGTAAAGGGCGTCATCGAGACGGCGCCTGCCAGCCGTGATTACCGCGGAGGATTTGGCATATCGCTCATGAGAAAGGATCTGAGGCTGGCTCTGGTTGCTGCTGAGTCGGCGCAGGCTAAGACGGAGCTGGGGACATTGGCGTTTGACATGTATGACAAGGCGGCGCAGCGTGAAGATTGCAAGGACCGCGACTTTTCGGTCGTGTATAGATATCTTGGAGGAAAGGAGGAGTag
- a CDS encoding RHO protein GDP dissociation inhibitor domain-containing protein, whose amino-acid sequence MASHDDDTMPEETQGYKLSQPKQSLAEYNQMDAGDESLQRYKQSLGLGGGKDISDPSDPRVCIIKSLTMDSPGRAPEVIKLERPEDQAKLKEGFKIKEGVKFTMSAEFKVQHEILSGLHYVQVIKKHGLKVSKDSEMIGSYAPNTENQQTYVKKFHEEEAPSGMLARGKYDAISSFVDDDKKKHLEFEWKFEIVKDWPENKK is encoded by the exons ATGGCTTCTCACGATGATGATACCATGCCCGAGGAGACTCAGGGCTACAAGCTCTCTCAGCCTAAGCAGAGCTTGGCCGAGTACAACCAGATGG ATGCCGGTGATGAGTCCCTCCAGCGATACAAGCAGtcccttggcctcggcggtGGCAAGGACATCTCCGATCCTTCTGACCCCCGAGTCTGCATTATCAAGTCACTCACCATGGACTCGCCCGGCCGCGCTCCCGAAGTGATCAAACTCGAGAGACCAGAAGACCAAGCAAAACTTAAGGAGGGgttcaagatcaaggagggAGTCAAATTCACCATGAGCGCCGAGTTCAAGGTCCAGCACGAGATCCTGAGCGGCCTGCACTATGTTCAGGTCATTAAGAAACATGGACTTAAGGTGTCCAAGGACTCAGAAATGATT GGAAGCTATGCACCCAACACTGAGAACCAGCAAACCTACGTTAAAAAAT TccatgaggaggaggctCCCTCTGGAATGCTCGCCCGTGGCAAGTACGacgccatctccagcttcgtcgatgatgacaaAAAGAAGCACCTCGAGTTTGAGTGGAAATTCGAAATCGTCAAGGATTGGCCAGAGAACAAGAAATAA
- a CDS encoding calcineurin-like phosphoesterase domain-containing protein, whose protein sequence is MPSLPSSVDLDECISRLYKKELLAESVIEAVCAKTKELLMRESNVVHVKAPITVVGDIHGQFYDLIEIFRIGGYCPDTNYLFLGDYVDRGMFSVETISLLVCLKLRYPERVHLIRGNHESRGVTQSYGFYTECSRKYGNANVWHYFTDMFDFLTLSVVIDNQIFCVHGGLSPSIHSIDQIKIIDRFREIPHEGPMADLVWSDPDPDRDEFSLSPRGAGYTFGAQVVKKFLAVNNMSHILRAHQLCQEGFQVLYDDRLSTVWSAPNYCYRCGNMASVLEVNTQGERFFNVFAAAPENDQHKDMQQGMEKTADGNSLPDYFL, encoded by the exons ATGCCGTCGTTACCAT CCTCCGTCGATCTAGACGAGTGCATCTCGCGCCTCTACAAAAAGGAACTCCTGGCCGAGTCCGTCATCGAGGCAGTATGTGCCAAGACAAAGGAGCTCCTCATGCGCGAGAGCAACGTCGTCCACGTCAAGGCCCCAATCACCGTTGTCGGCGACATCCACGGCCAGTTCTACGACCTCATCGAGATATTCAGAATCGGCGGCTACTGCCCTGACACCAACTACCTATTCCTAG GCGACTACGTTGATCGTGGCATGTTCAGCGTCGAGACAATATCGCTACTCGTGTGCTTAAAGCTCCGATACCCCGAACGCGTGCACCTAATCCGCGGTAACCACGAGTCGCGCGGCGTTACGCAGTCGTACGGATTCTACACCGAGTGCTCGCGCAAATATGGCAACGCCAACGTGTGGCACTACTTTACAGACATGTTCGATTTCTTGACCCTAAGTGTCGTCATCGACAACCAGATTTTCTGCGTCCACGGAG GTCTCTCGCCCTCTATACACTCCATCGACCAAATCAAAATCATAGATCGCTTCAGAGAAATTCCACACGAAGGGCCCATGGCCGATCTCGTGTGGTCCGACCCGGATCCCGACCGAGACGAATTTTCACTTTCACCCCGCGGCGCGGGCTATACCTTTGGCGCGCAGGTGGTCAAGAAGTTCTTGGCCGTCAACAACATGTCACACATCCTCCGGGCCCACCAGCTCTGTCAGGAGGGCTTCCAAGTGCTCTACGATGACCGCCTAAGTACCGTGTGGAGCGCGCCGAATTATTGCTACCGGTGCGGCAACATGGCCAGTGTACTGGAGGTCAATACGCAGGGCGAGCGGTTCTTCAACGTATTTGCAGCGGCACCGGAGAATGACCAGCACAAGGATATGCAGCAGGGtatggagaagacggcggacgGAAATTCGCTCCCCGATTACTTCTTATAA
- a CDS encoding fungal specific transcription factor domain-containing protein, translated as MPSNSKPCHNCRRRRLRCDRSWPTCHKCAVSGQECLGYGKVFIWTQGIDAQGNLKPSPSRRTPLGGPLSSGSASTFSSAANSYFPPFSDPVSGRRPDSGAENQAHDALVRERRPTPGGVRQASGRRPSPPLKGKRGDSTMSAAPEPTKDAASSLNQEAVLEHGKWRPPALGSLTDPLFQDLDRNSRYYLAHFADRVCKDLVARDGPGANPFRDLIPLTNKHPLLLQVLVATSAIHWSNIFRPITAIPTGLSDPGGQALIDALTAKQKAMGHLQEVLDSLDPGGSEVVLAAMHFFIKFDLIDLEKSEGKGWRAHLEGASSILALLAPGGNGSEPNRMLRDCVVADCFIYHILGSTLASGSLATNIARYAFELLPVMKRVEVNSYLSCPPEILHIILVASKLSYETPCTDWSLSAADEALALIDEALAFDIPAWADKLRQNPRVQDIESRIHIASAHRSAACLYILQALPLVRAVRPVDTEFLVGDILGHLGQISVDDPYYKATSWPTFIAGAETRDAEKRTWTMKRLLGIWETCPWGYLFTAIELLKAAWELQDANPSSDEAGVNWLQGLKSMGIDALIV; from the exons ATGCCAAGCAACAGCAAACCGTGTCACAACTGCCGCCGTCGACGACTGCGCTGCGACCGCTCGTGGCCGACGTGCCACAAATGTGCGGTCTCAGGGCAGGAGTGCCTTGGATACGGCAAAGTCTTCATCTGGACTCAGGGGATTGACGCTCAGGGGAAtctgaagccatcaccaagccgcAGGACGCCCCTTGGTGGTCCTCTTagctctggctctgcatcaaccttctcttcagccgcCAACAGCTACTTCCCACCCTTTTCGGATCCAGTCTCTGGCCGTCGCCCCGATTCTGGTGCCGAGAATCAAGCACATGATGCATTGGTCAGGGAGCGCAGACCAACCCCGGGCGGTGTCCGGCAGGCGTCTGGTCGTCGCCCCTCGCCGCCACTAAAAGGCAAGAGAGGCGATTCGACGATGTCGGCTGCACCGGAGCCAACGAAGGATGCAGCTTCAAGCCTAAACCAGGAGGCAGTGCTGGAGCATGGAAAGTGGAGGCCACCAGCACTTGGCAGCTTGACAGATCCTCTTTTTCAAGACCTCGATCGCAATTCAAGATACTATTTAGCACACT TTGCCGATCGCGTCTGCAAAGACTTGGTGGCTCGAGATGGGCCAGGAGCCAATCCTTTCAGAGATCTTATCCCGTTGACTAACAAGCatcctcttctgcttcagGTTCTTGTTGCTACTTCAGCAATACACTGGTCCAACATATTTCGTCCTATTACTGCGATTCCAACAGGCCTTAGTGACCCCGGAGG GCAAGCCCTCATCGATGCCTTGACTgcgaagcaaaaggccatGGGCCACTTGCAAGAAGTACTTGACTCCCTGGATCCTGGGGGAAGCGAAGTCGTCCTTGCTGCCAtgcatttcttcatcaaattTGATCTGATAGACTTGGAAAAGAGTGAGGGAAAGGGATGGAGAGCTCACTTGGAAGGTGCCAGTAGTATCCTTGCTTTGCTCGCTCCAGGAGGCAATGGAAGCGAACCAAACAGGATGCTGCGTGATTGTGTGGTGGCTGATTGTTTTAT ATATCATATCTTAGGGTCAACGCTTGCGTCGGGCAGCCTCGCCACCAACATAGCACGATATGCTTTCGAACTCCTGCCGGTCATGAAGCGTGTCGAAGTCAACAGCTATCTCTCGTGTCCGCCGGAGATCCTTCACATCATCCTGGTAGCCTCCAAACTTTCGTACGAGACGCCTTGCACTGACTGGTCCCTGTCTGCCGCGGACGAGGCACTTGCCCTAATCGACGAGGCTCTTGCCTTTGATATACCGGCGTGGGCAGACAAACTGCGGCAGAATCCTCGGGTGCAAGACATTGAGAGCCGCATCCATATCGCCTCGGCTCATCGGTCTGCTGCATGTCTATACATTCTACAGGCACTGCCCCTCGTGCGTGCCGTCCGCCCTGTAGACACCGAGTTCCTGGTGGGCGACATCTTGGGACACTTGGGCCAGATTAGCGTGGACGATCCGTATTACAAGGCTACATCGTGGCCTACCTTTATTGCGGGAGCTGAAACCCGCGATGCAGAAAAGCGCACTTGGACGATGAAGCGTCTGCTGGGCATCTGGGAGACGTGCCCTTGGGGCTATCTGTTCACGGCGATAGAGCTGCTGAAGGCCGCCTGGGAGCTACAAGATGCAAATCCAAGCTCAGATGAAGCCGGCGTCAACTGGCTGCAAGGCTTGAAGAGCATGGGAATTGATGCACTGATTGTGTAG
- a CDS encoding major facilitator superfamily domain-containing protein — protein sequence MLGQDSKTEVQDAAVLVTEMGRESVQTIDVDAIDVEKLGRQRPEVFSSTLMEVAFVISILGSLSMADFVISGFQVVLPNLIEPLDIPLQAQTWPSSVLTLTAGAFLFPLGRLADMYGGYLLFNGGLVWTVLWSVIAGFTRNFIMLVICRAMLGLGAAAFLPAGISLLGRIYRPGPRKNIVFSLYGALAPLGFFSGIIVGGMAQDLLSWRWFFWLGGIVSAVFALGTILTAPRDYEEARKMNVKMDWWGVFTTVPGLMLLIYALTDSANAPNGWASPRILVTLILGLIFLGAAVYVEGWVAEAPLIPADIFRVKCMKRMLLCLFITWGVFSIYLFYANFYIETILEKSPLLTAVYFAPWAGGGLVLATTSGVILHLLPGKLLIVLSGISKVIAVLMFAIMPNDPNYWAWIFPAMLCEAACVDVLWTVSNVFLTTSLPKNRQGLAGALISLMLFLGGAFFLAIADVAKAQFVLNGMDLKHQYKGVFWIGVGLAGLALIICLFMDLDKAGGDFTVDEKAMRKMSNASSENESDGESSMGGVRVEPMLGVVVDSQETLNHEQTRTDPV from the exons ATGTTGGGACAAGACAGCAAGACTGAAgtccaagatgctgctgtcCTTGTCACAGAAATGGGCAGGGAGTCTGTTCAGACCATCGATGTTGATGCTATTGAcgttgagaagctgggcagGCAGCGGCCTGaagttttttcttccactCTGATGGAGGTTGCCtttgtcatctccatcctggGCTCCCTTTCTATGGCG GATTTCGTCATTAGCGGTTTTCAGGTGGTTTTACCTAATTTGATCGAGCCACTCGACATCCCTCTGCAAGCTCAAACATGGCCCTCAAGCGTCTTAACCCTGACCGCAGGCGCATTCCTGTTTCCTTTGGGGAGGCTGGCAGACATGTATGGAGGGTATCTGCTATTCAATGGCGGCCTGGTGTGGACTGTTTTATGGTCCGTCATTGCTGGCTTTACTCGCAACTTCATCATGCTTGTCATCTGCCGTGCCATGCTCGGCCTTGGGGCTGCGGCGTTTCTTCCTGCCGGCATTTCCCTGCTTGGCCGAATTTACAGACCAGGCCCAAGGAAGAATATTGTTTTCAGTCTCTATGGTGCTCTTGCCCCTCTGGGATTCTTTAGCGGCATTATTGTTGGCGGCATGGCTCAAGATTTGCTATCCTGGAGATGGTTCTTTTGGCTGGGTGGCATTGTATCTGCCGTCTTTGCCTTGGGGACAATCCTAACTGCTCCTCGTGACTATGAAGAAGCACGCAAGATGAACGTCAAAATGGACTGGTGGGGTGTTTTTACGACTGTACCTGGCTTGATGCTTCTCATTTATGCGTTAACCGACAGCGCCAACGCCCCCAACGGATGGGCATCGCCTCGAATTCTGGTGACACTTATTCTCGGTCTCATTTTCCTTGGTGCAGCTGTATATGTTGAAGGCTGGGTCGCTGAAGCTCCTCTTATCCCGGCGGATATTTTCCGTGTCAAGTGTATGAAGAGAATGCTCCTGTGTCTCTTTATTACTTGGGGCGTTTTCAGCATTTATCTTTTTTATGCAAACTTTTA CATCGAAACAATTCTGGAAAAATCACCCCTACTGACCGCGGTGTATTTTGCGCCCTGGGCTGGTGGTGGCCTGGTCTTGGCTACCACAAGCGGCGtcatcctccatcttcttcctggcAAGCTGCTCATAGTTCTTTCTGGCATATCAAAAGTCATTGCTGTGCTCATGTTTGCCATCATGCCTAATGACCCGAATTATTGGGCATGGATTTTCCCGGCTATGCTTTGCGAAGCCGCCTGTGTCGACGTTCTTTGGACTGTAAGCAACGTCTTTCTGACTACTAGTCTGCCAAAGAACCGCCAGGGACTTGCAGGCGCACTCATTAGTCTCATGCTGTTCCTCGGAGGTGCATTCTTCCTGGCCATTGCGGACGTCGCCAAGGCACAGTTTGTGTTGAATGGGATGGATCTCAAGCACCAGTACAAAGGCGTCTTCTGGATCGGCGTTGGACTCGCAGGGCTGGCCCTGATCATCTGCTTATTCATGGACCTGGACAAGGCTGGTGGTGATTTCACAGTTGACGAGAAGGCCATGCGGAAGATGAGCAATGCGTCTTCAGAAAACGAGTCGGATGGGGAATCGTCAATGGGAGGTGTTCGGGTTGAGCCGATGCTGGGCGTGGTTGTTGATTCACAAGAGACTCTCAATCATGAGCAAACCAGAACGGATCCTGTTTGA